One region of Pagrus major chromosome 5, Pma_NU_1.0 genomic DNA includes:
- the akr1a1a gene encoding aldo-keto reductase family 1 member A1-A, which translates to MSTFVTLSTGRRMPLVGLGTWKSAPGQVKQAVLAALDCGYRHIDCAAAYSNEREVGEALAVRLGPGKALRREDVFITSKLWNTKHDPEDVEEACRTTLAHLGLSYLDLYLMHWPMAFQRGKELMPRREDGSICYSDTHYRDTWAAMESLVDKGLVKAIGLSNFNARQTDDIISMARHPPVVNQVECHPYLSQAGLLSHCRSVAVCVTAYSPLGSGDRPWASPGEPSVLQDPRLEAVAQRYHKTPAQVILRWHVQRGVVCIPKSVTPSRIQQNLQVFDFSLSEEDMKLIESFNCNERFIVPSVERDGKRVWRDAEHPHFPFHDPY; encoded by the exons ATGAGCACCTTCGTGACTCTCTCCACAGGGCGGAGGATGCCCTTGGTCGGGCTCGGCACATGGAAGAGCGCCCCGGGACAG GTGAAGCAGGCAGTGCTGGCAGCTTTAGACTGTGGGTACAGACACATTGATTGTGCTGCTGCATACAGCAATGAGCGGGAGGTGGGAGAGGCTCTGGCTGTCAGGCTCGGTCCAGGGAAG GCTCTACGTCGTGAGGACGTGTTTATAACATCCAAACTGTGGAACACCAAACACGACCCAGAGGATGTTGAGGAGGCGTGCAGGACCACTCTGGCCCACCTGGGTCTCTCCTATTTGGACCTCTACCTTATGCACTGGCCCATGGCGTTCCA gcgTGGGAAGGAGCTGATGCCTCGACGGGAGGATGGGAGTATTTGTTACTCTGACACACACTACAGAGACACTTGGGCAGCCATGGAGAGCCTGGTGGACAAAGGTCTGGTCAAAGCTATAGGACTGTCCAACTTCAACGCCAGGCAGACTGATGACATTATTAGCATGGCCAGACACCCACCTGTGGTGAACCAG GTGGAATGCCATCCGTATTTGTCTCAAGCAGGTCTCCTGTCTCATTGTCG GTCAGTGGCCGTTTGTGTGACAGCCTACAGTCCTCTGGGTAGCGGGGACAGACCCTGGGCCTCTCCTGGTGAACCAAGTGTGCTGCAGGATCCTCGACTTGAAGCTGTAGCCCAGAGGTACCACAAAACACCTGCCCAAGTCATACTCAG GTGGCACGTGCAGAGGGGCGTCGTGTGCATCCCTAAAAGTGTGACGCCCTCCAGGATCCAGCAGAACCTGCAGGTGTTTGACTTTTCCCTGTCAGAAGAGGACATGAAGCTGATCGAATCCTTCAACTGCAACGAGCGCTTCATCGTTCCATCAGTCGAG aGGGATGGCAAGAGAGTGTGGAGAGATGCAGAACATCCTCATTTTCCCTTCCATGATCCTTACTGA